In Trichocoleus desertorum NBK24, the following are encoded in one genomic region:
- a CDS encoding NAD(P)H-quinone oxidoreductase subunit 5: MEPIYQYAWLIPVLPLLGAMIVGLGLISFSQTTAHLRRVSAIFIVSLIGAAMVLSFALLWSQLQGHETYTQMIDWAAAGNFQLAMGYTIDHLTSLMLVIVTTVAFLVMIYTDGYMAHDPGYVRFYAYLSLFSSSMLGLVISPNLVQVYIFWELVGMCSYLLIGFWFDRKAAADACQKAFVTNRVGDFGLLLGILGLFWATNSFEFDVIGDRLQELTASGSLSAGLAALFAVLVFLGPVAKSAQFPLHVWLPDAMEGPTPISALIHAATMVAAGVFLIARMFPVFEGIPLVMDVIAWTGAFTAFLGATIAITQNDIKKGLAYSTMSQLGYMVMAMGAGAYTAGLFHLMTHAYFKAMLFLGSGSVIHGMEGVVGHDPAYAQDMRLMGGLRKYMPITGLTFLIGTLAISGIPPFAGFWSKDEILGAAFAANPALWAVGWLTAGITAFYMFRMYFSTFEGPFRGTDSDILQKIRIETLQARGLAFGPGAMNPQELTLGEAEDHEVDSGHDHEHSNSPHESPFSMTLPLLVLAVPSMLIGLVGTPFNNYFEAFIHPPTEAAHEVMEAAEAFNLNEFLVLAGGSVGVSLIGITLASLMYLRHQIDPGAIAAKIPSLYKLSKNKWYFDEIYDAVFIQGSRRLARQVLEVDVRIVDGVVNLAGFVTLITGEGLKYLENGRAQFYALIVFGAVLGLVILSGIT, encoded by the coding sequence ATGGAACCGATATATCAGTATGCCTGGCTGATTCCAGTGCTACCACTGCTAGGCGCGATGATAGTGGGCCTAGGGCTAATCTCTTTTAGCCAAACCACAGCTCACCTACGACGAGTGAGTGCAATTTTCATCGTGTCGCTGATTGGAGCAGCAATGGTGCTCTCCTTTGCGTTGCTGTGGAGTCAGCTACAAGGACATGAAACTTATACCCAAATGATTGATTGGGCCGCAGCTGGTAATTTCCAGCTAGCGATGGGTTACACCATCGACCACTTAACGTCACTGATGCTGGTCATTGTGACGACGGTTGCCTTTTTAGTCATGATTTACACCGACGGCTACATGGCCCATGACCCAGGATATGTGCGCTTCTACGCCTACCTGAGTTTGTTCAGCTCCTCTATGTTGGGTCTGGTCATTAGCCCGAACTTAGTGCAGGTCTACATCTTCTGGGAACTGGTGGGGATGTGCTCCTACCTGCTCATTGGTTTCTGGTTTGACCGTAAGGCTGCCGCTGATGCTTGCCAAAAAGCCTTTGTTACGAACCGAGTTGGTGACTTTGGTTTGCTGTTGGGGATTTTAGGGCTATTTTGGGCCACCAATAGCTTTGAGTTCGATGTGATTGGCGATCGCCTGCAAGAACTCACTGCTTCTGGATCTTTGAGTGCAGGTCTCGCTGCCTTATTTGCGGTTTTAGTGTTCTTAGGCCCAGTTGCCAAATCGGCTCAATTCCCGCTGCATGTCTGGTTGCCCGATGCGATGGAAGGCCCAACTCCTATTTCCGCCCTAATTCACGCGGCGACAATGGTGGCAGCTGGGGTTTTCCTGATTGCACGGATGTTTCCAGTGTTCGAAGGCATTCCTCTGGTCATGGATGTGATTGCCTGGACGGGAGCCTTTACAGCTTTTCTAGGGGCGACGATCGCGATTACCCAAAACGATATTAAAAAAGGCTTAGCCTACTCCACCATGTCCCAGTTGGGTTACATGGTGATGGCAATGGGGGCAGGTGCTTACACCGCAGGTCTCTTTCACCTGATGACACACGCCTACTTTAAGGCGATGTTGTTCTTAGGTTCTGGCTCTGTGATTCATGGCATGGAAGGTGTGGTAGGCCACGATCCAGCTTATGCCCAGGACATGCGCCTGATGGGTGGTCTGCGAAAGTATATGCCAATTACAGGTTTAACTTTTCTGATCGGCACCCTAGCCATCTCTGGAATTCCACCCTTCGCGGGTTTTTGGTCTAAGGATGAAATTTTGGGAGCTGCTTTTGCGGCTAACCCTGCTTTGTGGGCTGTCGGCTGGCTAACGGCTGGGATCACTGCCTTCTACATGTTCCGCATGTACTTCTCCACCTTCGAAGGCCCATTTCGGGGTACAGATTCTGACATTCTCCAGAAAATCCGAATTGAAACGCTCCAAGCTCGTGGTTTAGCGTTTGGCCCTGGGGCGATGAACCCTCAAGAGCTGACCTTAGGAGAAGCTGAGGATCATGAAGTGGATAGCGGGCACGATCATGAGCATAGTAACTCTCCCCATGAGTCACCGTTCTCGATGACACTGCCGCTGTTGGTTTTGGCGGTGCCTTCCATGCTGATTGGCTTGGTTGGAACTCCCTTCAACAACTACTTTGAAGCGTTCATTCACCCACCCACAGAAGCGGCGCATGAGGTGATGGAGGCGGCAGAAGCTTTCAACCTGAATGAGTTTCTGGTGTTGGCGGGCGGTTCCGTCGGTGTTTCTCTGATTGGAATCACGTTGGCTTCGCTGATGTACCTGCGTCACCAGATTGACCCAGGCGCGATCGCAGCCAAAATTCCTTCTCTCTACAAACTCTCCAAAAACAAGTGGTACTTTGACGAAATCTACGATGCGGTCTTCATCCAAGGAAGTCGTCGGCTGGCTCGTCAAGTGTTAGAAGTAGACGTGCGGATTGTAGACGGAGTTGTGAACCTAGCTGGATTCGTTACCCTAATTACAGGCGAAGGTCTGAAATATTTAGAGAATGGTCGAGCGCAGTTCTACGCCTTGATTGTATTTGGGGCAGTGTTGGGCTTGGTAATTCTCTCTGGCATTACCTAA
- a CDS encoding co-chaperone YbbN: MQLSVNERTFKQEVLESSTPVLVNFWAPWCGLCRMINPLLSRFQTEWGEQVKLVGVNADESLKLASTYRLTTLPTLLWIEGGKVLHRIDSFHGRDDLRIALEKIATSRTLSARKLPTSS; the protein is encoded by the coding sequence ATGCAATTGTCTGTGAATGAGCGGACTTTTAAACAAGAAGTTTTAGAATCTTCAACTCCCGTTTTAGTAAATTTTTGGGCTCCTTGGTGCGGTCTCTGTCGCATGATTAATCCTTTGCTCAGCCGCTTTCAAACTGAATGGGGTGAGCAAGTCAAGCTGGTGGGTGTAAATGCAGACGAAAGCTTAAAACTTGCTAGCACTTACCGACTCACCACCCTACCCACCTTGCTGTGGATTGAAGGCGGCAAAGTTCTCCATCGGATCGATAGTTTTCATGGACGGGATGATCTACGAATTGCTTTAGAGAAAATTGCGACTAGCCGGACGCTTTCTGCTAGAAAACTCCCCACTTCTTCATAA
- a CDS encoding NnrU family protein: MSYDWLTPSHWIMLGLLLGFAIAHSGLAALRSRGEKLIGPRLYRILFALVSLPFASVLIIYFFNHRYDGLQLWQVQSIRGVKETVWILSAISFLFLYPATFNLLEVAAIQKPQVHLFESGIIRITRHPQMVGQLIWCIAHTLWLGTTFTLLTSVGLMAHHLFAVWHGDRRLQARYGESFETLRSRTSIIPFLAVWRGDQTLNWQEFARPAYIGVAGFVLLFWWAHPLLMRATGSVGW; this comes from the coding sequence ATGTCTTACGATTGGTTGACTCCTAGCCACTGGATTATGCTGGGGCTGCTCTTGGGATTTGCGATCGCTCACAGCGGTCTAGCAGCACTGCGATCCCGTGGCGAGAAATTGATTGGCCCTCGCCTCTATCGAATTTTATTTGCGCTGGTGAGTTTGCCCTTCGCCTCAGTGCTGATTATTTACTTCTTCAATCATCGCTACGACGGTTTACAGCTTTGGCAGGTGCAGAGCATCCGTGGAGTTAAGGAAACGGTCTGGATTCTCTCTGCCATTTCCTTTTTGTTTCTCTACCCAGCCACATTTAATTTGTTAGAAGTTGCAGCGATTCAAAAGCCCCAAGTCCATCTGTTTGAAAGCGGGATCATTCGGATTACCCGCCACCCCCAGATGGTCGGCCAGTTGATTTGGTGTATCGCTCACACACTTTGGCTAGGCACTACCTTTACACTGCTGACCTCGGTTGGGCTGATGGCACATCATCTCTTTGCTGTATGGCATGGCGATCGCCGCTTACAAGCTCGGTATGGCGAATCTTTTGAAACCCTAAGATCGCGCACTTCTATTATTCCCTTTTTAGCTGTCTGGCGAGGCGACCAAACCCTTAACTGGCAGGAGTTTGCCCGTCCTGCTTACATAGGAGTAGCTGGATTTGTTTTACTTTTTTGGTGGGCACATCCACTTTTAATGCGTGCGACAGGGAGCGTAGGCTGGTAG
- a CDS encoding serine/threonine-protein kinase: MSNRLVRPDPLASQPLKRSKYRLLGLVGQGQFGRVFCASHRKTGRLVALKELDHQRFPTHKFLRELRFLLSLQHANIVTCHALEHGRRSRYLVMDYCEGGTLRNLMEGSACITLAQGLKLVLDILAGLAHAHQRNIVHCDIKPENVLLNTQSSGWTARISDFGIARLSQELGPEAGNTGSPAYMAPERFYGQYFPSSDLYAVGILFFELILGYRPFSGSPVELMSAHLNSPVTIPEVVPAEISQLLLSALQKLPARRFQSAAEMLSATQTAVAALSSQLLESVRLPLRPVPEALVPPCAFHSLEQEPLIAPMSDISVIASEAGQWLYRSTSSSCNGEIITDQLISTTTSPLSIQKQLVGAVAIPEAIHALVARPQGCFAIASRSIYLLPLEKSIPAASSDGRLLTQCLVPLESDFVATVEPQGHWLATATRQIETTAKITVWHRQLSQQEPEFAPQATIEYPTAGPCLILALDSRHIAAISTWGNNSTDSMAAGVLSSSTKLLSDGFSDELSTGTLIAGFTRRGQRLGSWLLPLAVDSVVLSAIPYRILGKEAGCTHSMVLIDLKPLRVRRIRVSIEPTFFTATPWGYILADQQGQIVLLDEVGQQVGQIAAPIANSPHSPTVHSPTVATAIASFNNYGVLLATWQQATHQGHIHTLDLREFDLDMMF, encoded by the coding sequence GTGTCAAATCGGTTAGTTCGTCCTGATCCACTGGCCTCCCAACCACTGAAACGCTCTAAGTATCGGTTACTCGGACTTGTGGGTCAGGGGCAATTTGGTCGTGTGTTTTGTGCAAGTCATCGTAAAACTGGCCGTCTAGTTGCCCTCAAAGAATTAGATCATCAACGCTTTCCCACTCATAAATTTCTCCGGGAATTGCGCTTCTTGCTGAGCTTGCAGCATGCCAATATCGTGACCTGTCACGCTCTAGAGCATGGTCGCAGAAGTCGCTACTTGGTCATGGACTACTGCGAGGGGGGCACGCTACGCAACCTGATGGAAGGTTCAGCGTGTATCACCTTGGCTCAAGGTTTAAAATTGGTGCTAGATATCCTGGCAGGCTTAGCTCATGCCCATCAGCGCAACATTGTGCATTGTGACATCAAGCCAGAAAACGTTTTACTGAATACTCAATCGAGTGGTTGGACGGCGCGGATTTCAGATTTTGGCATTGCTCGCTTAAGTCAAGAGCTAGGCCCGGAGGCAGGTAATACGGGTTCGCCTGCCTATATGGCCCCCGAACGCTTTTATGGTCAGTATTTCCCTTCTTCTGACCTCTACGCTGTGGGCATCTTGTTCTTTGAGTTAATCCTAGGTTATCGGCCCTTTTCGGGTTCGCCTGTAGAGCTAATGTCGGCTCACCTCAATTCACCTGTCACCATTCCAGAGGTCGTCCCAGCCGAAATTAGTCAACTCTTGCTGAGCGCACTACAAAAACTGCCCGCTCGTCGCTTTCAGTCGGCTGCGGAAATGTTGAGCGCGACCCAAACTGCGGTAGCAGCGCTGAGTTCCCAGTTACTAGAGTCGGTACGATTGCCCCTGCGGCCAGTTCCAGAAGCCTTAGTACCTCCCTGCGCTTTTCATAGCTTAGAGCAAGAGCCTTTAATTGCCCCGATGTCTGATATCTCCGTGATTGCTTCAGAAGCGGGTCAGTGGCTCTATCGCAGCACTTCTAGCTCCTGCAATGGGGAGATTATTACAGATCAGCTAATTTCTACAACTACTTCACCTCTGTCTATTCAGAAGCAACTGGTAGGCGCAGTAGCTATCCCAGAAGCCATTCACGCTTTGGTGGCACGTCCTCAAGGTTGTTTTGCGATCGCCTCTCGTTCGATTTATTTACTGCCACTAGAAAAATCAATTCCCGCAGCTAGCAGTGATGGACGGCTATTGACTCAATGTTTAGTACCACTTGAGTCTGACTTTGTGGCGACTGTAGAACCGCAAGGCCATTGGCTGGCAACCGCGACTCGTCAGATTGAAACAACCGCAAAAATTACAGTCTGGCATCGTCAACTGAGCCAACAAGAACCGGAATTTGCGCCTCAAGCAACCATTGAGTATCCAACTGCTGGCCCTTGTCTCATCCTAGCTTTGGACTCCAGGCATATCGCAGCCATTTCCACTTGGGGCAATAATTCTACGGATAGCATGGCGGCTGGCGTACTTTCTAGTAGTACTAAGCTGCTGAGTGATGGTTTTTCAGATGAGTTGAGCACTGGCACCTTGATTGCAGGCTTTACCCGGCGAGGCCAGCGTTTAGGCTCTTGGTTGCTGCCTCTCGCGGTTGATTCGGTGGTTCTCAGTGCGATTCCCTACCGCATCTTAGGTAAAGAAGCAGGTTGTACTCACTCAATGGTACTGATTGATCTAAAGCCGCTGCGAGTACGCCGCATCCGGGTGAGTATAGAGCCAACCTTTTTTACGGCTACGCCTTGGGGCTATATTTTGGCCGATCAGCAAGGGCAAATCGTTTTGTTAGATGAAGTAGGGCAGCAAGTCGGTCAGATTGCCGCTCCCATTGCTAATTCCCCTCACTCACCCACTGTTCACTCACCCACGGTGGCTACGGCGATCGCTTCTTTTAATAACTATGGAGTTCTCCTAGCTACTTGGCAGCAAGCAACTCACCAAGGGCACATTCACACCCTTGACTTGCGAGAATTTGATCTAGATATGATGTTTTAG
- a CDS encoding V4R domain-containing protein: MISVADLLIDNRIPGNYFATDAYVQGDLELGLLENRRGDRLLALPETLIQGIYAGLDKETGQATRLVLMNCGRWWGKNFYARFCEELNDYYGTALADMAMVEFLQSLQQCWLTHGWGKIDLDQSHQNRGFLVVEIVNSPFAQHAPKLNRPVCFLEAGILSSFFSQLTNKDLYCVQTSCESMGADRNRFLLGLAKRLEPVEVMVENQVDHETIMQKLCA, encoded by the coding sequence ATGATTTCTGTTGCTGATCTACTGATTGATAATCGTATTCCCGGCAATTATTTTGCAACTGATGCCTATGTTCAGGGCGACCTAGAATTGGGCCTGCTAGAAAACCGTCGGGGCGATCGCTTATTGGCCTTGCCTGAAACTCTAATTCAAGGCATTTACGCAGGTCTAGATAAAGAAACAGGTCAAGCCACTCGCTTGGTTCTGATGAACTGTGGCCGCTGGTGGGGTAAAAACTTTTATGCTCGCTTTTGTGAAGAGCTAAACGACTATTACGGCACTGCTCTAGCAGACATGGCAATGGTCGAATTTTTGCAATCTCTACAACAATGTTGGCTAACTCACGGTTGGGGCAAAATTGACTTGGATCAATCCCACCAAAACCGAGGATTTTTAGTAGTAGAGATCGTGAATTCTCCCTTTGCCCAGCACGCGCCAAAACTCAATCGTCCGGTCTGCTTCTTAGAAGCTGGAATTCTCAGCTCCTTCTTTAGTCAACTAACCAATAAAGATCTTTACTGCGTGCAAACGAGCTGCGAATCAATGGGTGCCGATCGCAATCGCTTTCTCTTGGGTTTAGCCAAACGACTGGAACCTGTAGAAGTTATGGTAGAGAATCAGGTAGACCACGAAACCATCATGCAAAAACTTTGCGCCTAA
- a CDS encoding phycobilisome protein gives MHQQIESLFDEAESRYLKPEELGVLSQYVDSLPQRLETYRQLRDQELDLMQQVANQLQAAMPQENTETLERSIKHALLMLRYCAMSMLLNDNSFVQNRLLSWLTRTVQAYNSQTVDMALYRLLNQRLSQVLSPQQLSLLKPPLALAQSTLLNQVKA, from the coding sequence ATGCACCAACAAATTGAATCGCTTTTCGATGAGGCTGAGAGTCGTTACTTAAAACCTGAAGAACTCGGTGTCTTAAGCCAGTATGTGGACTCTTTGCCACAAAGACTAGAAACCTATCGGCAATTGCGGGATCAGGAATTGGACTTAATGCAACAGGTGGCGAATCAGTTACAAGCAGCTATGCCGCAAGAAAACACAGAGACGCTAGAGCGAAGCATTAAGCATGCTCTGTTAATGCTGCGTTACTGTGCCATGTCGATGTTGCTCAATGATAATTCTTTCGTGCAGAATCGCCTGTTGAGTTGGCTGACTCGCACCGTTCAAGCCTATAACTCGCAAACGGTTGACATGGCGCTGTATCGGCTCCTCAATCAGCGTTTAAGCCAAGTCCTCAGTCCCCAGCAGTTGAGCTTGCTGAAGCCACCCCTCGCGTTAGCTCAAAGTACGCTACTGAACCAAGTTAAAGCTTAA
- a CDS encoding V4R domain-containing protein produces the protein MVIAANSSQALKNKIAKKHNHYGFKDFFQFDPDRGTIVDWNGSQNVLTSEDFIIGLVEGLEEEVGDASAAIMYTIGCEWGQKDSFFFEKWFEKEFERNMRQTNLLFLLETWWWPFTSQGWGRWEVDLGDRKQGFMFINLFDSAVARSLGDVGKPVCYLYAGLFAGFFTEMVKKQLSCIEIQCYSMGETYCKFLLGGQDRIDAAAFWLNEGATARDIEKRLRLGDRLG, from the coding sequence ATGGTGATCGCAGCTAACAGCTCCCAAGCCCTTAAAAACAAGATTGCTAAGAAGCATAATCACTACGGCTTCAAAGATTTCTTTCAGTTCGATCCTGATCGCGGCACGATTGTCGATTGGAACGGTAGCCAAAATGTCCTGACCAGTGAAGACTTTATCATTGGCTTAGTCGAAGGTCTCGAAGAAGAAGTCGGTGATGCTTCTGCTGCCATCATGTACACCATTGGCTGTGAATGGGGGCAGAAAGACTCTTTCTTCTTTGAAAAATGGTTTGAAAAAGAGTTTGAACGCAATATGCGCCAAACTAATTTATTGTTCCTCCTAGAAACTTGGTGGTGGCCCTTTACCTCTCAGGGCTGGGGGCGTTGGGAAGTAGACTTGGGCGATCGCAAGCAGGGATTCATGTTCATCAACCTGTTTGACTCAGCCGTAGCTCGTTCCTTAGGAGACGTGGGTAAGCCAGTTTGCTACTTGTACGCAGGCTTGTTTGCGGGCTTCTTTACCGAGATGGTAAAAAAGCAACTGAGCTGCATCGAAATTCAGTGCTACTCAATGGGCGAAACCTACTGCAAGTTCCTGTTGGGCGGGCAAGATCGAATTGATGCCGCTGCCTTCTGGCTCAATGAAGGCGCGACCGCACGAGATATTGAGAAGCGTCTACGTTTAGGAGATAGATTGGGATGA
- a CDS encoding phycobilisome protein has protein sequence MLSQIKYLSQVADGRYATDEELQFMSDYLQSFNLRLSAYARLQVAEATIVQQVQAKMRSLDPTLLQNGAEDVTGKWRRDTIRVLRYSAIAMLLNDADWLRDRLLYWMQTVMKAFGAQRSCDVTYRIMQDVVQQHLTPPEARLFCPILELNRALLGGAPNS, from the coding sequence ATGCTGAGTCAAATCAAGTATTTGAGCCAAGTCGCGGATGGGCGCTATGCCACGGATGAGGAGTTACAGTTCATGAGTGACTATCTCCAGTCCTTTAATCTACGACTGAGTGCTTATGCCAGACTCCAAGTGGCTGAGGCCACCATTGTTCAGCAAGTGCAAGCTAAGATGCGATCGCTCGACCCAACTTTGTTGCAGAATGGCGCTGAAGATGTGACCGGAAAATGGCGGCGAGATACCATCCGAGTCTTGCGCTATTCCGCGATCGCGATGCTGCTCAATGATGCCGATTGGTTGCGCGATCGCCTGCTGTACTGGATGCAAACGGTGATGAAAGCATTTGGAGCCCAACGAAGTTGTGATGTCACCTACCGAATCATGCAAGATGTAGTGCAGCAACACTTAACTCCTCCAGAAGCCCGTTTGTTTTGCCCCATCCTAGAGTTAAATCGCGCTCTACTAGGAGGAGCACCAAATTCTTAG
- a CDS encoding 2Fe-2S iron-sulfur cluster-binding protein: MAKIVRLEPIAQQTSVETNGSLLSILINKDLDVLKECGGRGMCATCHVYVSQGMDSLSPMNRREQRTLEIITTCKPNSRLACQSRVLGNGVVVELPPGMYINSLQDIEALIGRRAEQDLLHPITGQVLVEVGKLITRSMLKQLEDTSFKVGEYFPHTTDV; the protein is encoded by the coding sequence ATGGCCAAAATTGTCAGACTAGAACCGATCGCTCAACAAACCTCTGTTGAAACCAACGGTAGTCTGCTCTCAATTCTGATTAACAAAGACTTAGACGTACTCAAAGAGTGTGGTGGTCGTGGCATGTGTGCCACCTGTCACGTTTATGTGAGTCAGGGGATGGACTCCCTCTCCCCCATGAACCGTCGGGAACAACGGACTTTAGAAATCATTACTACCTGCAAACCCAACTCGCGCCTTGCGTGCCAATCGCGAGTTTTGGGCAATGGTGTGGTGGTAGAACTACCGCCTGGTATGTATATTAATTCGCTACAAGATATTGAGGCGTTAATTGGGCGGCGCGCCGAGCAAGATTTACTCCACCCAATTACCGGGCAAGTGCTGGTTGAAGTTGGAAAATTGATTACTCGTTCGATGTTGAAGCAATTGGAAGACACGAGTTTCAAAGTCGGGGAATACTTTCCCCATACCACTGATGTTTAA
- a CDS encoding LysR family transcriptional regulator: protein MSDLPFTLDQLRILKAIAAEGSFKRAADSLYVSQPAVSLQVQNLERQLDVPLFDRGGRRAQLTEAGHLLLSYGEKILTLCQETCRAIEDLQNLQGGTLIIGASQTTGTYLLPRMIGLFRQQYPDVSVQLHVHSTRRTSWSVANGQIDLAIIGGEVPPELQDSLEIIPYAEDELALILPVFHPFARVSTIQKEDLYKLQFIALDSQSTIRKVIDQVLTRCGIETRRLKIEMELNSIEAIKNAVQSGLGAAFVSVSAIEKELQMGVLHRARIDEVVVQRMLSVILNPNRYRSKAAEAFLNEVLPRFSNPTQAMKQHDSELLESPALTAVVPSSSGMD from the coding sequence ATGTCTGACCTTCCTTTTACCTTGGATCAACTCCGTATTCTCAAAGCGATCGCCGCTGAGGGAAGCTTTAAGCGGGCCGCTGACAGTTTATATGTCTCCCAACCTGCTGTCAGTTTGCAAGTACAGAATCTAGAGCGGCAACTCGACGTGCCGTTGTTCGATCGCGGTGGCCGTCGGGCGCAATTGACTGAAGCAGGTCACCTACTCCTCAGTTATGGGGAAAAGATCTTAACTCTATGTCAAGAAACCTGTCGCGCGATCGAAGATCTGCAAAATCTCCAAGGTGGCACCCTAATTATTGGAGCGAGTCAGACAACCGGAACCTACCTACTTCCCCGGATGATTGGTCTGTTTCGGCAGCAGTATCCTGATGTCTCGGTGCAGTTGCACGTTCACTCCACCCGTCGTACGTCCTGGAGTGTAGCAAATGGGCAAATCGACCTAGCGATCATTGGTGGCGAGGTTCCTCCCGAACTACAGGACTCATTAGAGATTATTCCCTACGCTGAAGATGAACTCGCACTCATCTTACCTGTGTTTCATCCTTTTGCTAGGGTTAGCACGATTCAAAAAGAAGACCTTTATAAACTGCAATTTATTGCGCTGGACTCGCAGTCCACCATTCGTAAGGTAATCGATCAAGTTCTAACTCGATGCGGAATTGAAACTCGTCGCCTCAAGATCGAGATGGAGCTGAATTCTATTGAAGCAATCAAAAATGCGGTGCAGTCGGGCTTAGGCGCTGCCTTCGTCTCTGTTTCTGCCATTGAGAAGGAGCTGCAAATGGGAGTCTTGCACCGGGCCAGAATTGATGAAGTGGTGGTGCAGCGGATGCTCTCTGTGATTCTCAATCCCAATCGTTACCGCTCGAAAGCTGCTGAAGCGTTTCTAAATGAGGTTTTGCCTCGCTTCAGCAATCCGACTCAGGCGATGAAGCAGCATGATAGTGAATTACTAGAATCACCCGCTTTGACAGCTGTGGTTCCTAGCTCTAGCGGTATGGACTAG
- a CDS encoding protein kinase, whose protein sequence is MDLYCTRPGCPRPQNSCPDLDNTQILKTVAQKYCTTCGMSLILIGRYLPLKLLGKGGFGAAFLARDRYTPAMRQCVVKQFQPSGDLNPEQIEVAKNLFEREAEVLEQLGNNHPQIPDLFAFFSLTVPSRTANKQDEFFYLVQEFIDGQTMEEELAQKGQLSPDEVAEVLVEVLKILRFVHDNHSIHRDIKPSNIMRHRNGRIYLLDFGAVKKAAGAAAKTSTGIYSTGYAPPEQTSGGQVYPATDLYALAVTCLHLLTGKEPAELLDSYSNSWNWRSQVTVSDRLAAVLDRMLLSAPSQRFQSVAEVTAALAPKPTPSVSPPLSVSPAASVTPPPPVPVLPPPVPVPVTPPAPPAVVRPQFSTLELIGGAAFTGFEGGLIAIALTSLLQPIWLGAGVSLLVLSALVLAQARRVIEKVDLVIITGITLGLMYLLRGFWSLAFVPNVLIVATFAGLIAIAVAVLFRLVYTLLSRFL, encoded by the coding sequence ATGGATCTTTACTGCACCCGTCCAGGCTGTCCCAGACCGCAAAACTCATGTCCCGATCTAGATAACACTCAAATCTTAAAAACAGTGGCGCAGAAATATTGCACCACCTGTGGCATGTCCTTAATTTTAATTGGTCGCTACTTGCCCCTAAAGCTGTTGGGTAAAGGTGGCTTTGGGGCCGCATTCCTGGCCCGCGATCGCTATACTCCAGCGATGCGGCAATGTGTGGTAAAGCAATTTCAACCTTCTGGCGATCTCAATCCTGAGCAGATAGAAGTTGCTAAAAATCTGTTTGAGCGTGAAGCAGAAGTTTTAGAACAACTGGGCAATAACCACCCCCAAATTCCTGACTTATTTGCGTTTTTCTCTTTGACGGTGCCGAGCCGCACTGCGAACAAGCAAGACGAGTTTTTCTACTTGGTGCAGGAGTTTATTGACGGCCAAACCATGGAGGAGGAGCTAGCTCAAAAAGGACAGCTCTCTCCAGATGAGGTGGCGGAAGTTTTGGTTGAAGTGCTGAAGATTTTGCGGTTTGTGCATGACAACCATTCGATTCATCGCGACATTAAACCCTCTAACATCATGCGGCACCGAAATGGCCGCATTTACTTGCTAGATTTTGGTGCAGTTAAAAAGGCCGCAGGCGCTGCTGCAAAAACATCGACAGGGATCTACTCCACTGGATATGCTCCACCCGAACAAACTTCTGGTGGCCAGGTCTACCCTGCTACAGACTTATACGCCCTTGCTGTCACTTGCCTTCATCTACTCACTGGAAAAGAACCCGCCGAGCTCTTGGATTCCTATAGTAATTCTTGGAATTGGCGATCGCAGGTAACAGTAAGCGATCGCTTGGCTGCGGTTTTAGATCGGATGCTTTTATCGGCACCTAGTCAGCGCTTTCAGTCTGTGGCCGAAGTCACAGCAGCGCTAGCGCCCAAGCCTACTCCATCTGTTTCCCCGCCCCTTTCTGTTTCGCCCGCTGCTTCGGTAACTCCCCCTCCGCCTGTCCCAGTTCTGCCTCCGCCTGTTCCCGTTCCTGTCACTCCACCTGCCCCTCCTGCTGTAGTTCGTCCGCAATTCTCCACCCTAGAGCTAATTGGTGGTGCGGCGTTTACAGGATTTGAGGGCGGGCTGATTGCGATCGCCTTAACGAGCCTCTTGCAACCGATCTGGCTGGGAGCGGGTGTTTCGCTCTTGGTCCTGAGTGCTTTAGTGTTGGCTCAGGCTCGTCGGGTGATTGAAAAGGTGGATCTGGTGATTATTACCGGAATCACGTTAGGGCTAATGTATCTGCTTAGAGGTTTCTGGAGTCTCGCTTTTGTCCCTAATGTTTTGATTGTGGCAACTTTTGCGGGACTGATTGCGATCGCTGTGGCTGTTCTATTTCGTCTGGTTTACACCCTATTGTCTCGTTTTCTGTAG